From Mucilaginibacter rubeus, a single genomic window includes:
- a CDS encoding molybdenum cofactor biosynthesis protein MoaE: MNTQILLSAQTLDIQSCIDWIMSPESGGIDVFIGTVRNATKGKKVLKLDFEAYEPMAISEMNKIAAQAFERWPVQKILIHHRTGLLQVGEVPVVIAVSAAHRDAAFDACRYIIDTLKQTVPIWKKESFEDGDVWVAAHP, encoded by the coding sequence TTGAATACACAGATCCTCCTATCGGCCCAAACACTGGATATCCAATCGTGTATCGACTGGATCATGTCGCCCGAATCTGGAGGGATAGATGTGTTTATTGGCACCGTCCGCAATGCCACCAAAGGCAAAAAAGTATTAAAGCTTGATTTTGAAGCTTATGAGCCCATGGCCATCAGCGAGATGAACAAGATAGCGGCGCAAGCCTTTGAGCGCTGGCCGGTTCAAAAAATACTGATCCATCACCGTACCGGTTTGCTACAGGTTGGCGAGGTACCTGTGGTAATAGCTGTTTCAGCAGCCCATCGTGATGCTGCTTTTGACGCATGCAGATATATCATAGATACGCTAAAACAAACCGTCCCTATCTGGAAAAAGGAAAGCTTTGAAGATGGCGATGTTTGGGTGGCAGCACATCCTTAG
- a CDS encoding HesA/MoeB/ThiF family protein has product MNEDLQRYNCQIALPGFGEQAQQLLQQARVLVVGAGGLGCPAAQYLASTGIGTLGIADFDMVSVSNLHRQVLYTPADEGKNKAEVACARLQAQNPGIKLVSHPAKITSDNVMDVISNYDIVLDGTDNFETRYLLNDACVLAGKPLVYGAIYQFEGQVAVWNVNNGKGANSPNYRDLFPEVDATQIPNCTEGGVIPTLAGIIGCMQANEVIKYITKTGELLAGKVLIFDAQSMQSRIFKIGPVTKTHIRRLKTTITIPTINADDLKKRILVDDTVELVDVRTLQEREAYDIGGTHIPLDEVEEYLAYFTSPNTKVLYCSSGKRSDEAVKLIIKMIPEADVFSLEGGLEGYKVS; this is encoded by the coding sequence ATGAATGAGGATTTACAACGATATAACTGTCAGATAGCGCTGCCTGGTTTTGGCGAACAAGCTCAGCAATTATTACAGCAAGCCCGCGTACTGGTAGTAGGGGCAGGCGGCCTGGGCTGTCCGGCCGCGCAATACCTGGCGTCAACGGGAATAGGCACCTTAGGTATTGCCGATTTTGATATGGTATCGGTTAGCAACCTTCACCGCCAGGTTTTGTATACCCCGGCCGATGAAGGAAAAAATAAGGCTGAAGTAGCCTGCGCACGTTTGCAAGCCCAAAATCCCGGTATTAAGCTTGTTTCGCATCCTGCCAAAATAACTTCCGATAATGTGATGGATGTTATTAGTAATTATGACATTGTGCTGGATGGTACCGATAATTTTGAAACGCGTTACCTGCTTAATGATGCCTGTGTTTTGGCCGGTAAGCCATTGGTATACGGTGCTATATACCAGTTTGAGGGGCAGGTTGCCGTTTGGAACGTAAATAATGGAAAGGGTGCAAATTCGCCCAATTACCGCGATTTATTCCCGGAAGTAGATGCCACTCAAATCCCCAACTGTACCGAAGGCGGGGTGATCCCAACGCTGGCCGGTATTATTGGTTGTATGCAGGCCAATGAGGTTATTAAATACATTACTAAAACAGGCGAGCTACTGGCGGGAAAAGTGCTGATATTTGACGCGCAAAGCATGCAAAGCCGCATCTTTAAGATAGGCCCGGTTACTAAAACGCATATCCGCAGGCTAAAAACAACTATTACTATTCCTACTATTAACGCCGATGATCTGAAAAAAAGGATCCTGGTTGATGATACGGTTGAGCTTGTAGATGTACGTACATTACAGGAGCGGGAGGCTTATGACATTGGCGGCACCCATATTCCCTTAGACGAAGTTGAAGAATACCTGGCCTATTTTACCAGTCCGAATACTAAAGTCCTTTACTGCTCATCAGGCAAGCGAAGTGATGAGGCCGTAAAGCTTATTATCAAAATGATCCCCGAGGCTGATGTGTTTTCGCTGGAAGGTGGATTGGAAGGGTATAAGGTTAGTTAG
- a CDS encoding NTP transferase domain-containing protein: protein MTLKDHNQPSGSHRKHAKLARPSTGNFGRNEWAIVGGPCTVIKLLADDVIRSLSPVYKCAYVDMSHNDDITLLPGRLVCGASLEFTDQVNYQQFNYQNPVFPYQLKQQFSSADLVLVNGNHQQAKAQVVIIDINKKASLQKRTDQLDNVQLFLLADNAGEIPDFIQEAIPHWQQIPVIKVDDGEKIVAFFEAALKQTRPVLNGLVLAGGKSTRMGFDKGAANWHGKQQRYYMADLLKSFCKEVYISGRPGQQQEIDPAYPVIEDTFTGLGPYGAILSAFREQPDAAWLVIACDLPLMDDSTLRNLAAWRNSSSVATAYHSPVTNFPEPLITIWEPKSYPVLLSFLAQGYSCPRKVLINSDITLLNAPHEEALTNVNTPEELEKVKSMIHNKIVATNE, encoded by the coding sequence GTGACTTTAAAAGATCATAACCAGCCATCAGGCTCACACCGCAAACATGCTAAGCTGGCCAGGCCTTCAACCGGCAATTTTGGGCGAAATGAATGGGCTATTGTAGGTGGTCCATGCACCGTGATCAAACTATTGGCGGATGATGTGATCCGCTCGCTTTCGCCGGTTTATAAATGCGCTTATGTGGATATGTCGCATAATGATGATATCACGTTACTACCCGGAAGGCTGGTATGCGGCGCCTCGCTTGAGTTTACCGACCAGGTAAACTATCAGCAGTTTAACTATCAAAACCCGGTATTCCCTTACCAGCTTAAACAGCAATTTTCATCTGCCGATCTGGTCTTGGTTAACGGTAACCATCAGCAGGCCAAAGCCCAGGTGGTGATCATCGACATTAATAAAAAAGCCTCGCTGCAAAAAAGAACAGATCAGCTTGATAACGTACAGCTTTTTCTGCTGGCCGATAACGCGGGCGAAATTCCTGATTTTATACAGGAGGCAATCCCGCACTGGCAGCAGATCCCGGTCATAAAGGTAGACGACGGTGAAAAGATCGTAGCTTTTTTTGAAGCAGCTTTAAAGCAAACCAGGCCTGTTTTAAACGGACTGGTTTTAGCAGGCGGTAAAAGCACCCGGATGGGTTTTGATAAAGGCGCGGCCAACTGGCATGGCAAACAACAGCGGTATTATATGGCCGATTTGCTTAAAAGTTTTTGCAAGGAAGTTTATATATCCGGCCGCCCGGGCCAACAGCAGGAAATTGACCCGGCTTATCCTGTTATAGAAGATACATTTACAGGTTTGGGCCCGTATGGTGCTATTCTTTCGGCGTTTCGTGAACAGCCGGACGCGGCATGGTTGGTAATAGCCTGCGATCTGCCTTTGATGGATGATAGCACGCTCCGCAATTTAGCAGCCTGGAGAAACAGTTCTTCGGTGGCAACGGCTTATCATAGCCCGGTAACCAATTTTCCAGAACCTTTGATTACGATATGGGAGCCCAAAAGCTATCCGGTACTGTTATCGTTTTTGGCTCAGGGGTATTCATGCCCACGCAAGGTTTTGATCAATAGCGATATCACCTTACTAAACGCCCCGCATGAGGAAGCGCTCACCAATGTGAATACGCCTGAGGAATTGGAGAAAGTAAAATCAATGATCCATAATAAAATAGTTGCTACTAATGAATGA